A segment of the Lolium perenne isolate Kyuss_39 chromosome 3, Kyuss_2.0, whole genome shotgun sequence genome:
TTTCTGCTTATAGAGTTACAAACTGCGCACAATGCAACTTGCCCAAATGTTAGGTAACTCACAAAGAGATAATGGTGAAATAACACGAAGGTTTCAGTTACCTCCACATCTGTGTAGACACTCCTCACTTTCAAATTATGCTCCACATAAGTACATTCTTCCTTCCCAGTAGCAGCTTTAATTTCATCCGCCGTCCACCTGTAAGGATCATTATAGTACCTTCCATAAGGAGCCATCCTCTGGACATCTGGTGAACGATTTGAAATGGTTGGCAGCCGATATTCATCTACATGTAAGCTTTCGTTATCACCAGAGAACTCTTTGAAGGTAGGGTCAGAAATCACATCTTGACAGGAATGCAAGTTTAAATGCTTGTCCATTACTTCAGGAGTACCTTGATTGCCACAGGCGTCTAAAGTTGCACGATTTGATTGAGGCACTGGTTCCACTGGGGATGTTAAGTGAGTTGGTCCAGTATTAATTTCTTCATCTACCCTCATATTACTCATTTTATGAAGTGTATCAGCAAACTTCAGAGAATCAGTGAAATGGGATGATTCTAACTCAGTTGTACCATTGTTTCGGCCAGACATAGATTGATTGCATTCTTCCTTTTCACTAGGGTTGTCTTCAGATACATTTAACACTGTATCTGACTGGACACTGCTTCCTTCAAAACtgcatgcaacatcttccaaaatcACATCCCCAGACAAGACTCCATGGGAATCTGAATCCTCACTACTAACACCCCTTGATTGCCGGAGAGAATCTTTAAGCCCAGATGATTCATGACATGAAAGTAAGTGGCTGCTATCAACTGTTTCACTTGAATCTGACTGTAGGATCTCATCATATACTGCAGTTGGTGAATACTGGAAGTCCGCAATATCAGATTCTTTTGATTCGATTTTGCTCCCTCCAAAACCTTGTTCACAGGAGTTGCCAACAGCCGCTCCTTCAccttcagttgccttgacatgGGCTTCAGCATCAGAATTACAAGCATCCTTTACATGACCCACCATACAGCTTGGTAATGCTTGCTCATTAAGATCAGAAGAACCAGAACAAGGTCTATTGTTCCCAGGACATTTACTCGATTCAGAGTTTAGGAAAGATGCCGAAGCGGtatcagtcaaatcaggttctCTTCCAGTAAGGCAATAACCTCTGACCGAATCCTTGGCTTCACTTTGTGGCTTATGACTGTCTCTagtaattattcttccttctctaGCATTGGTCATCTGTAAAGGTGGCCGGAATGTATAACTGGTAGGAAGCAAACAATGAAGTGAATACAGGTTAGATTTTTGCACATGCATTGCAGAAAAGAGGGCATCAGAAACAACAACACAATCTATGCACTTCAATCAAGCAGAAGATTTACCGAGATGAATTATAACCAGCATATAGCCCTTGTGAACTGCTAGTTTGCTGCCCTGATATACTATATCTTGTAAGCCCAGACAAATTCAACTGCACGATTGTGAAGCTTTGTAAGTTTCAGATACTCTGAGATAAGTAATCCTCAATTAACTGCACAAAATGTCAATTTGTTCTACCTTTTGCTCTGATAGAAAATTGTACAGAGGGCTCTGGTCAACATTTAGACATTGTTAGTGTTAAGAATGAGCATAACAGAGAATAGCGAACTAGAATAGAATCTTGAATACAAATATACAGTCAAGTACTAGAATATTACCTTAGGTGTAGCATTGAAATCCCCACAGAGTATTACCGGAGCATCATTCTGCATCTTAGACATAGCATAAGCTCGATCAAGTAGTGTCCTTACCTGTACAGGGAAAAACGGCAGCATAAGAATACTAATGGACAGTGGTAGAAGgtcaaaagcaaaagaaacactAGATAATGCTTTCAAACAGCAAACAACAGAGAGGGAAAAGACACAATGGACAAATCTTCAAATGACGCCAAGAAAGCATCACATCACCGAACATCAAAGCAGAACTCAGAGAAATTATATCGAGGTTTTCACTATATAGCATCCAGAATAATGTAAATAGTACTCATTCCATGTTGAACATATGCTAAATAATGTCAGATAAATATGAAAACAAAACCTTGATTCAATTACAAATAAATAATCGTGTCAAGCAGCCAAGTCAGGAGCAAACGAGCATTCTATGAGAGTTTACACAAATACAGGTAATCAAGACAGAAGGTTCATAATAAAGAGCACATACCTGACCAAGTTTGATGTCGCCTCTCTTCGGATTATAAAGAACATGAATGTTGCATATAACAACTCGGTTGGCTTGTTGTGGATTGTCTTGGCTATGAGACAAAAAGAACCAGCATAAACATGGATAAGTCGTACAAACACATGCTTATTTGTTCTCTCTTATAAATAAATATGATGTGGTAACTACCCACAAGTCCGAAAAGCCCGAGAAATAGAAGACGGCAGACTACCGGTCATGACTATGCTAGGTATTTCAAATCATcacgttatctttggaagtcctgAAGTTGAAATTACCTAGTAGATAAGTGAACAGACCCAGTTTGCACATTTCTTTGAACAAGCGACTGCACATTGCATAGAAAATTGGTTAGCAGATTTTGATGCCATGCAAGACTAGAAGCATAGCAGTAGCACAAGAAGAAGAAAACCAAATGTTCATCTAATTGCCCATAATTCTAAACTCACTTCTAAAACACAAAGCTGTGCAACATTATCCCGAAGTCCAAGCTTATTAAACTCGATGTTCTCTTCATAACGCAACTGGAACCTGATGGGAGGTAAGAGTCTTAGATTACAATGAAATGATCCCTATGAAACGAACTGAAGCAGAATTTCACATGGTCAGCACGAATTTTGGATAATGACTAGACAAATAGTTTCATCagccaatttttttttttgaattgatTACCTTGTCGTTCTCCAAAAGATGGCACATCCATCAACAGCATTTCCAGTCCGCATCTGTGTCACCAGTTCAGCAAATGTGTACATCACAGTCAAGCGAATTCAATAAAGGTTTGTTTCTATTTCCTCAATAACAAGAACTGCATTTCTTTTTCGTACATGCTACTGGGCCAAGTAATATCATTATCTTAGTGTAAATTAAAAGAGCTGGTATTCTTTCAGAAAAACATGATTTTACTGCCATCAACCCACACGAAAAGTGATAATGCCTGCGGTATAGCACACCATAAAACAACACAGAAACATTACCTTCCATATGCCTTTATATCCTTGCATTGCCATTTCTTTTTCAAGGTCTGTAAAATTGTCTACCTCCTACAGATTTAAAGAAGATGATTTAAGTAAGAAGAACAAGAAAAGGAAGATTAATACAAGGAATGGAATGCTGACATGCATGCATAGATCCCCATTAGATCCACATACATGGTACTAAATTGCAGATGACTTCCATGGACAAGAGATAAATGTGATCATCGATAGGCGTTTAAGAGACTGTCATGTTTTATCCTCGTCATGAAATAAGTTTCCTAAAGTCAATTGACCTAGCAGAACAACCTGCTGAAATTGGTATGGTACAATAACTCTTCTTAATAATTACTCCTACCTGAAAACATAGAATATCTGGTTGCCACCAGCCAATCTCACGACCTATCTGATTCTTACGCCAGTTCCAAGCCATGAAGCCTGGTGATATGCCTTCATAGAGATCATGGTGATCCTGGGCCAGATAGTCCGCCAGTATATTGTATGACATAACCTTAAACCTCTCTGCAGAATCAGAAGTCGGTACTCAAAATACAAAAGGCAAACACTGCATACTAAGTTTAGAAGAAAATTAGGATCTCTGCACACATTATGCTTATTAAAGTCTAATCTAATAGTAAGTGTGAAATACAGCACAAGAGATTATCTTTTCAAACATATCACAGATATACCCACGTATTTAATGCCTCTTAGCACAAAAACTGGAACTATCACCTCACAAGTCACAACTTTAAATGCATGAAGATTTAGAAATCAAATTCCACATCTTCCATCATCATAACTATATTACTAGCTACATATGGAAGCGGCTGCATCCGTTATTCAAGAATTTTCCAACTATGGGATCAAGCTAAAAAAGGAATCCAATATAGTAATAAAAACCAAGCACACTGTTTTGACTTTGGAGCAATTGTCCCAAGATGATTTTGCAACACATTTCTACAAATATATAAATGTAAAGCGTTGACACTAGAGAATTGAGATGCTACCAGCTTGGCGCGGTGGCAGCTTCTGCACATATCGCCACTCTCGTTTGTACTCTGCGAGCCTTAGGCGCCCCTGCGTCCCCCAAGGCCGGAACCCAGCATTCGGTCTCATGAACCCAGCATTTGGTTGCTGGAACCCAGCATTCGGTGGCATGAACCCAGCATTTGGTTGCTGGAACCCGGCATTCGGTGGCTGGAACCCAGCATTCGATGGTACAGCTCCGTACGGTTGGGGATGCCATTGACTGTTCTGATTCCGATTCCCGTAGGCGTACTGAGGGTTCGGCAACGGCTGCTGCGGATGGCTGTAGTTGTATGGCACAGCCCCGTAGGACTGAACCTGGGGTTGCACTTGCGGTTGACCGTAGCCATACCCGTACGGCGGCGGTGGCTGGAACTGCGGCCCCTGCGCGTACTGCGGTGGAGGCGCATgggcaccgccgccgccgccgccgtggggGGAATCATTGGCAGCGCCGGCGTAGGCGTAGGGCGGCGAGGGGCGGGAGGAGTACCCGCGGTGAGGCCACGGGGATCCTCGGCGCTGCAAAAGGGGAAAGCGGGTTTAGAGGTCAGAGATTGGCAGGGAGGAGGGGATTCCGGAGGGAGACGCACGTTGTAGTGGGAGGACATGGAGGCGGCGCGACGGAGAGAAGCCGAGGGGACGAGGCGCATCCCTTTCGGTCacagcggtggcggtggcggcgggcggcGACCTCGGAACGGCCGCATTCGACGGGTCGCCGGGGGGCGGCGGAGTTGACCGGTGGCGACGAGGGGGACGGGACGTGACGCCGTTAAGCTTGCGTGCGCCTTGAGAAGGAGTTCGCGTACTAGGTTTCTCGTCTTCCTTGTTCCTTCTAATTCTCCATCGCCGCTACACGATCTTGACCTTTGATTTTTGATCGGATCACCGGGTGCTGAGGAGGACATGCTTTCCTGAAACATGTGTAAGAGCATCTTCAACAGGTCTTCTTTTTTCAGAGAATACGACActttatctttactattatattgcagTTGGTACGTCATCAAAAATATTTGATGTCAAACATCAGGATCATCTGGACCGTCAACAAACCCCACTAAACATAAGAAGGATCATAACACCATTGGATGGGCCACTGCCCCGCAAGTCAAAAATATTTCAGAATAGACTATTATGGAAATAAATGATGTATCAATAACTAAAGAATCACCATAATCACGGCACCGATTTCAAACAGAATCAATCACCATAATTTACTGTATATGCTAAGTGGAATCCCCACAATTACTGTATATGCTAATGGAATCACCATATTTTACCTACGTTTTACATTCCTTATTTGACGCTATCATGAATCATACCTCCTTTCTGACGGGACACAGCCTCCAAATTTTTCTTCTCCCCCAAATAGAAGAGCCGCCTCCTATGCTCCTGGATATGCAGAGACCGGAGAGAAGATGCCGCTTGATCTCGTTGTCCAAGCGGCGGATCAGGATCTCCTTTTCATCATCTCCTTAGCGAAGCTCATTGACCCTGGCAACCATCGTGCTGACGTCGAGGCATCGAACGAGCTCACCGTCACACCTCATGGAGGTAGAACTGATTTTTTCTCCTCCGTTCTCATGGATTTGTTTATTTGCCTTTATATTCTTGAGTTTACGGTACCCTTTAATCACTACTACTGTCAGGGAATGCGCTGATGTTTTTCTCAATAGGGCCAGGTCTGCATCTAAGTTCTTTTAAAGAGTAATGGCTTTGAAGTTTCTAAATACCTATTTGTCTGGCATGAGGCACAACGAAGCAATGATTGAGACCCTTCGTGAGAAACACTTCTATTCTGTTGGTCGGGGATCTGGCGATCTGTTTTTTCCTACACACACGTACTGGACAATGTGGTCACCTGGAGGTAACCTTTCATATTGAACCAATGGTGCAAACGGctgcaagaaacacacagtacatGTATTTCAGGTGGTAATTTAGAGCTGCCATGTCTTATGTGGGATGAATTGTTATGCATACTGCACTTCTTAGTGTTTCTTCTACCATGGTGTATGATCTAGATACTAGCAAGGTATCACATGATTTATTCTACTATTGGTAACCTAGAGAAGGCTGGTCTAACAACAGCAAGGTATCAATAGCGGCGGATCAGGATCTCCTTTTCATCATCCCCTTAGCGAAGCTCATTGACCGGCCACTGGCAACCATCGTGCTGACGTCGAGGCATCGAACGAGCTCACCGTCACACCTCATGGAGGTAGAACTGATTTTTTCTCCTCCGTTCTCATGGATTTGTTTATTTGCCTTTATATTCTTGAGTTTACGGTACCCTTTAATCACTACTACTGTCAGGGAATGCGCTGATGTTTTTCTCAATAGGGCCAGGTCTGCATCTAAGTTCTTTTAAAGAGTAATGGCTTTGAAGTTTCTAAATACCTATTTGTCTGGCATGAGGCACAACGAAGCAATGATTGAGACCCTTCGTGAGAAACACTTCTATTCTGTTGGTCGGGGATCTGGCGATCTGTTTTTTTCCTACACACACGTACTGGACAATGTGGTCACCTGGAGGTAACCTTTCATATTGAACCAATGGTGCAAACGGctgcaagaaacacacagtacatGTATTTCAGGTGGTAATTTAGAGCTGCCATGTCTTATGTGGGATGAATTGTTATGCATACTGCACTTCTTAGTGTTTCCTCTACCATGGTGTATGATCTAGATGTATTTGTTGAACAATATATCGTACATAACTATGATTTCTCAACTTTAATTAAGCCAAAACTGAGAATCGACCTAGTTTCATACCTGAATATGTGAATACTTTTTTCATCACCAATTAATATTCATACCTTGCTGTTGTTAGACCAGCCTTCTCTAGGTTACCAATAGTAGAAGAAATCATGTGATACCTTGCTAGAGATATGTAGTACTACCTATATTTTAGATCACATGTCTTTTAGAGTCTATCTGCAACTCCATTTGTGTACTTGGTATATGTACATCTTAGAGAATGCAGTATGCTCAAACTCAGAAGTTGACATGTgcatttcaaaaaaaataaaaatagtaTATAGATCAAATGTTTGATTGATTGTGTGTGTATGTGTTTCCGTTATTGTTCTACATGACCATTTTGCCATGCATGTTGGTACTACATGTTGCAACAGAAAAGCTCCCGAGGGATAAATATCACAACACTCATACCAAGATATATGGCTTCCATTCATCCTAATAGTGTGCTAACTCCTAAAATATTTGAAATTTAAGAACATGTAGGTTGTTGCTCGATTGCGTGCATATGTGAAGGTTAAAATGTTACTCCTAGCCCGCTAAATGTTGTGGTATGACTCTGTTATATTGTTTTATCAGATAGCTAAACCAAAACCCAATTAAGAATCACAAATATCTCTCCCTTACATGTTCTATCTCCTACTTATGACGCctacttctattaagaatttcacTAACAGTGTTTTCTATATTATTTATGTCTATTTGTTTTATGAAGAGAGTTGGGGAGCTCAGTGTTTCAATTTGTGAAAAAATTGATAACCCGGTTCACGATATCGGTGATTCGAAACAGTGGTTCTTCTATTTATTGGTTCCCTAGAAAAGAGATTTGAATCATACTTCATTAAGAAGA
Coding sequences within it:
- the LOC127342902 gene encoding carbon catabolite repressor protein 4 homolog 6 isoform X1, producing MRLVPSASLRRAASMSSHYNRRGSPWPHRGYSSRPSPPYAYAGAANDSPHGGGGGGAHAPPPQYAQGPQFQPPPPYGYGYGQPQVQPQVQSYGAVPYNYSHPQQPLPNPQYAYGNRNQNSQWHPQPYGAVPSNAGFQPPNAGFQQPNAGFMPPNAGFQQPNAGFMRPNAGFRPWGTQGRLRLAEYKREWRYVQKLPPRQAERFKVMSYNILADYLAQDHHDLYEGISPGFMAWNWRKNQIGREIGWWQPDILCFQEVDNFTDLEKEMAMQGYKGIWKMRTGNAVDGCAIFWRTTRFQLRYEENIEFNKLGLRDNVAQLCVLESLVQRNVQTGSVHLSTSQDNPQQANRVVICNIHVLYNPKRGDIKLGQVRTLLDRAYAMSKMQNDAPVILCGDFNATPKSPLYNFLSEQKLNLSGLTRYSISGQQTSSSQGLYAGYNSSRYTFRPPLQMTNAREGRIITRDSHKPQSEAKDSVRGYCLTGREPDLTDTASASFLNSESSKCPGNNRPCSGSSDLNEQALPSCMVGHVKDACNSDAEAHVKATEGEGAAVGNSCEQGFGGSKIESKESDIADFQYSPTAVYDEILQSDSSETVDSSHLLSCHESSGLKDSLRQSRGVSSEDSDSHGVLSGDVILEDVACSFEGSSVQSDTVLNVSEDNPSEKEECNQSMSGRNNGTTELESSHFTDSLKFADTLHKMSNMRVDEEINTGPTHLTSPVEPVPQSNRATLDACGNQGTPEVMDKHLNLHSCQDVISDPTFKEFSGDNESLHVDEYRLPTISNRSPDVQRMAPYGRYYNDPYRWTADEIKAATGKEECTYVEHNLKVRSVYTDVEDFGGTKDANKEPLVTSYNRKFMGTVDYIWASKDLQTVNVLDTFPREILKQTIGFPTKKWGSDHIALVCELAFTNDTHQTGR
- the LOC127342902 gene encoding carbon catabolite repressor protein 4 homolog 6 isoform X2; this encodes MRLVPSASLRRAASMSSHYNRRGSPWPHRGYSSRPSPPYAYAGAANDSPHGGGGGGAHAPPPQYAQGPQFQPPPPYGYGYGQPQVQPQVQSYGAVPYNYSHPQQPLPNPQYAYGNRNQNSQWHPQPYGAVPSNAGFQPPNAGFQQPNAGFMPPNAGFQQPNAGFMRPNAGFRPWGTQGRLRLAEYKREWRYVQKLPPRQAERFKVMSYNILADYLAQDHHDLYEGISPGFMAWNWRKNQIGREIGWWQPDILCFQEVDNFTDLEKEMAMQGYKGIWKMRTGNAVDGCAIFWRTTRFQLRYEENIEFNKLGLRDNVAQLCVLESLVQRNVQTGSVHLSTSQDNPQQANRVVICNIHVLYNPKRGDIKLGQVRTLLDRAYAMSKMQNDAPVILCGDFNATPKSPLYNFLSEQKLNLSGLTRYSISGQQTSSSQGLYAGYNSSRYTFRPPLQMTNAREGRIITRDSHKPQSEAKDSVRGYCLTGREPDLTDTASASFLNSESSKCPGNNRPCSGSSDLNEQALPSCMVGHVKDACNSDAEAHVKATEGEGAAVGNSCEQGFGGSKIESKESDIADFQYSPTAVYDEILQSDSSETVDSSHLLSCHESSGLKDSLRQSRGVSSEDSDSHGVLSGDVILEDVACSFEGSSVQSDTVLNVSEDNPSEKEECNQSMSGRNNGTTELESSHFTDSLKFADTLHKMSNMRVDEEINTGPTHLTSPVEPVPQSNRATLDACGNQDEYRLPTISNRSPDVQRMAPYGRYYNDPYRWTADEIKAATGKEECTYVEHNLKVRSVYTDVEDFGGTKDANKEPLVTSYNRKFMGTVDYIWASKDLQTVNVLDTFPREILKQTIGFPTKKWGSDHIALVCELAFTNDTHQTGR